The genomic DNA TGCGGCAGCGGCCGGATCGCCTCGCCTGATCGACTCCGCGGCAGTGGAGGACGTGCTCGTATTCCGACGTCGCTCGATCCCCCATCCAGAGAGCACCATTTGTTTGCGTATTGCCGGCGAGTCGATGACTCCTATCCTTGAAGACGGATTCGTCGTCTGTGTCGATACGCATGAGCAGGACCACTCGCATCTCTATAACGAGATGGTAGCTGCGCGCGACCCTGACGGCGGAGTCACCGTCAAGTGGCTGCGAAAGGTTGGGGCTGACGACATGCTGATTGCGCAACACACGAGTCCTCGCTTCCCGCCGGTACTGCTGAGCCGCGAGCCGGGGTGGCGAATCATAGGCCGCGTTTTGTTCTGGATTGGAAGGCCGAAGTAAGGAGCGCTTGATGAGAGACATAAAGAAGATCAACGCGATCTTCTACATCGTGCTGATCTCTGCCGCCGCGCTGACTTTGTTGCTAGTTGTTGAGCCGAATCAACTGCCAAGCCTGCCAGGATCAGCGGAGAAGCGAGCGCGTAAGGCGATTGCCGCCGCCGCGGACGCCTGCTCGACGGGCGACCGCCACGAGCTGAGCCGCAGAGTGGTGGATGCACAGGCTGCAATCAGGGACGCAGGATACGAGCACAGCGACTTAGAGGCTGCGCTGAGCAATGAGCTCATTTTGCGCGGGTGTCGTTTGTGAATCGGAGGGAGCTGCGGAGCGCGAAGCAAGTAATTGAATCGGCAGCGCTCGGTCCGAATTGACAATAACGCCGAACCAACAAAAAGCCTGCGACGAATCGCAGGCGTCGGTCGCAGAAGACCACCGATCAGTCCTGCCTGACGATTTCCTCGAATATCAAGATTACTCGCACGAACCCCAGAACACTTACCCACAATGCGCAACACCACACAGCCAATAGGACTGCTTGTCCGAGGGATTGAAGCCGCGAAAAAAGAACGATACTGCAGGTACTGATCACTGCAAGTGCAAAGGACCACCGGACGGCAAAGAGAAGATAGTCAAAAACGTTCTGATGAATACCGAGCTCTCGCAAATCCATCAGTACGGGCTTGTCTTTGAAAGCTAGCAGAATAGAAATTGCAGTTCCGAGAAATCCGGCCACGATTGCGCTGACGTTCAGCATGGAAGCAAAAATGTCCTTCGCCTCCGCTGTCGTTAGACCCAAAAATCGACAACCAAGATATCCCGTCGCTAACCCAAGCGGAAGCCCTGCTCCAATAGGGTAGTGCTCTTCAACGATCCGCTTCATTAGTCCTCCGGCAAATGCTTCGCCAGTTTAAACACTTTATCTTTTTGACGCGCCCATATTCGCCTCAGTGCTCCCCTTCTTTCTTCGGAGCTAATCGTCCGGTCCACACCAGCGTTGACCTTTTCCTCATCGCGAAGTCTGTTCTCGATGAGATTAAGATAAAAGCTTGTCTTCTCTTCGTCATCAAATCCGGTGACAGCAATTTTGTCCACCGGAACACTCCCATTTCGACGTAACCGCCACCATTCGCGAATAAAGCCAAGTGCGGCGTCTCGCGGAAGCATCTCTTTTCTGCCTTCTGTTCCAAAAACGAAGGTTGCCACAGGCGCGACCAAGTGTTTGCGGCTTTTAAGTGCGCTGATTACTGCTGCATCATTGGATACGTTGATACTGCCGGTTATTGGCCCGGCAAGTTTCACCTCAACTCTTTTTACGCGCTTTGCAGAAAATACACGACTCACAACATCCGGTTCAGGAAGCGGGTCGAGATTGAAAGCTGATAAATCGAACATTTGCGCAAAGAACTTCGCAAACGCGGTGGCACCGATAGAGAGACGATTTTCTTCCAGCACCAGCGTTTTGGTCGGAAGGTGGTACAGAAACGCTCCGCGCTCTCCAGTGCCTTCGTCCACTCTGAGCTCCAACACTTCGAGGGGCCGATCGATTGCACCTTTTTCAGGCACTATCTCCATCCTTAGCCGCGCCATCTCCCCTTCGATGCAGTCGGATTCAGCCCAGGTCCCATAACGCTCAAGACGCGCGTACTGTCCTTCCTCTAGAGCGACAGTGGTGGATGCCCTGAAGCCGCGGCGATGCAGTTCTGCAGCTAGATCCGGAAAATTCTTTTTATCAGGAAGACTGAGCTTATAAAAACCTGCTTTTAGTTTCTTACTGTAGACAGCCATTCACACCTCTTGTGGATTGGAGTCACTACATCTAGCAGGGGGAGAGGAGTAGAACCGTAGCACTCGGAATATGCGCAAACAAGCACATTCGCAATGGAGTCTCCGAACTGGCAAAACTAACTAAATTAACCAAATTGAGCACGAATTCACCGGCCGTCGCGGTATTACTGCGGGCCATGAACACTCGTGATGCTGCCCCGTGGTCGCTGCGCAAGAAACTGCTATTCGCAGTAGGCATACTGATCCTCTTACTGTGGCCGATCGCCCTGGTAATCCCAGCGCGCGCCGATGTCGTGGTGACCGGCAACATCAAGTCGCTGCTCACGAAGCCGGTTGCGTCGCGAGCCTACGTCCGGGCAAAGCTCGAAAACTGTACAGCCGGGCCGAAGGCGCTTGGCGTACTGCTCGACACCACGCACGACAATCAGGTTGAGCCGGACGCGGCCGGCAACTTCACAATTACGCTCTATCGCAACGATACCGAGATCGACTGCGACGGCGCGTACGTGAGCACGTACGAGATCTCCATCGTCAGCAACGGCCGCACCGCCTGGAAGAAGAGCTACATCTTCAACACGGCGACCGCAGATCTCGCAACCTATCCGTCACTGGCAACGACTCCACCCTCGCCGGCCGCGAACTACGCGCGCCGCAACGGCGACAACGTCTTCAGCGGCGTGCAGGACTTCCGGGGAGCAACGCTGCTGGGCGTAACCGCCCTGTCCAGTTCTGTCGAGTGGGAAAATGTGCTGAACAAACCGGCAACGTTCGTTCCGGCCATGCACGTACACCTCAAGGCGGACATCATTGATCTTCCCGCGCTGGCCACAGTAGCGACTTCGGGCAGCTACAACGATCTAAGCAACAAGCCGACGATCCCAGCGCCATACACGTTGCCGCCGGCCTCGGCCGACGCGCTCGGCGGAGTGCGCGCGACGGATTGCTCGCTGCTGGGCGCTTCGTACTTTATCCAGACAATTAATTTCGATGGCACCGAGACCTGCGTTCAGGCGGCGACAGGGAGTGTGGCCGATTGGAACACTCTGCTCAACAAGCCGCCGCTCGGAACAATCGCATCGCACGCGGCGAGCGAGTATCAGGCGGCCGGCAGCTACGAGCCAGCGAACGCCAACATTCAGGCGCACGTTGCATCGTTCAGCAATCCGCACTCGGTGACGAAGGCGCAAGTCGGCCTGGGCAACGTCGATAACACTTCCGACGCGGCGAAGCCCATCTCGACAGCCACACAAACGGCGCTCGCCACTAAGGCCGACAAAGCGTCAATCATTGGAGCGGCAAAAACAAAGATCACGTACAACGCGCAAGGCATCGTCACGGCAGGCGCGGACGCTACCACGGCGGACATCGCTGACTGGCTCGACAAACGCTACGTCTCGGATGCTCAGCGCACCGTGCTCACCAATACCAGCGGCTCGAACACGGGCGACGAAACAATTGCGACCATCAAGACGAAGCTCGGCATCACGACGTTGAGCGGTTCCAACACTGGCGACCAGGACCTCTCCGGGCTGGTGACGAAAACGACGACGGTAGCCGGCAAGCCTCTAAGCGGAAACATCGCCCTAGTAGCGTCTGATGTGGGATCGCTGGCAGACCCAGCGGCGAACGGGATCGTAAAGCGCACCGCAGCAAACACTACGGCGGCTGCTGTAGCGGCGGATGTTGTTGCCATCTTTGGCAGCGGGGCGTGCGCCGGATATCTCAAGAGCGATGGCGCGTGTGACACTCCATCCGGCGGAGGCACGACGCCGCTTACCGCGTATGAGTGGGGAGATCGCGTAGGCACCCTTGGATTCACCTCAAATCAGACGCGCTGGTACGGCATAAACCTGCCCGTAAGTATCGCAGTGAGCAAAGTCGCGGTGTACGTGACAACGATCGATGCGACCGGGACCTATCGATTTGCGATCTACAACAGTGCAGGAGTGCGGGTACTGACGACTGCGGCACAAACTCTCCCGGCGACAGGAAACGTAGAGATCAGTTTTTCGGAAGGCCTGACCACGCTACCCGCTGGCAAATATCGGTTTGCGCTCTCGTCCGCTTCGTCTACCGCCGCAATTGCGGCGACTAACTCAACAAAGTGGAGTTTCGGCAGCGGGTTGGTCAACGCCTCCGCCACTCCAGCTGCGTCGTTCAGTCCGCCGGCT from Clostridia bacterium includes the following:
- a CDS encoding S24 family peptidase, translated to MPEWACKINALRTRLGLSGTLFAAQLGVSSMAVSRWERGQNEPAADIYLAIGKMAGDPDCWYFWQRAGLTIGDILKVLPDAQGRMVSTSSTVKLEVIPARGATRESTGTKLKTQPDLVAVALLKDAAAAGSPRLIDSAAVEDVLVFRRRSIPHPESTICLRIAGESMTPILEDGFVVCVDTHEQDHSHLYNEMVAARDPDGGVTVKWLRKVGADDMLIAQHTSPRFPPVLLSREPGWRIIGRVLFWIGRPK
- a CDS encoding DUF6731 family protein, which gives rise to MAVYSKKLKAGFYKLSLPDKKNFPDLAAELHRRGFRASTTVALEEGQYARLERYGTWAESDCIEGEMARLRMEIVPEKGAIDRPLEVLELRVDEGTGERGAFLYHLPTKTLVLEENRLSIGATAFAKFFAQMFDLSAFNLDPLPEPDVVSRVFSAKRVKRVEVKLAGPITGSINVSNDAAVISALKSRKHLVAPVATFVFGTEGRKEMLPRDAALGFIREWWRLRRNGSVPVDKIAVTGFDDEEKTSFYLNLIENRLRDEEKVNAGVDRTISSEERRGALRRIWARQKDKVFKLAKHLPED